The Fervidibacillus albus genome contains a region encoding:
- a CDS encoding DUF445 domain-containing protein gives MISIATVFFMAIIGAIIGGMTNSLAIKMLFRPYEPIYIRNWRLPFTPGLIPKRRKEMARQLGYLVVDHLVTPETIQKKLAEGPFLNDIKRFLKLKIHHFLNTNQTISDWFQQIHLEMDHNRIQQKMHMYIDDRLEKWLNNNRNKTLNGLIPLSIWSKLDDNVEQLSKVVMDKLIDFIKSDKGEALIEDSVNKFLDGIKIGPVVQLFLDSKSITIKIQMELVRFLQSNSSRKQLAEFIRDEVDRMKGRTVSELLEKLGEGEIKEAIAKELHQAVDIDSLLHQPISNYFHSEEREQIAEKVSESIVRFGMEQLSRHVEQIMDKLQIVEMVEQQVDSFSTKRLEELVLTISGRELKMITYLGAYLGGLIGLIQGILVLFLK, from the coding sequence ATGATTTCTATCGCAACAGTTTTTTTTATGGCAATCATCGGTGCGATCATCGGTGGAATGACAAACTCCCTTGCAATTAAAATGTTGTTCAGACCGTATGAACCAATTTATATTCGGAATTGGCGACTACCCTTTACTCCCGGTTTAATTCCGAAACGGCGGAAAGAAATGGCAAGACAATTAGGTTATCTCGTCGTTGACCATTTAGTCACACCGGAGACGATTCAAAAAAAATTGGCGGAAGGTCCATTTCTTAATGACATTAAACGGTTTTTAAAGTTGAAAATTCATCATTTTTTAAATACTAATCAAACCATTTCCGACTGGTTTCAACAAATTCATCTTGAAATGGATCACAACCGTATACAACAAAAAATGCATATGTATATCGATGATCGATTAGAAAAATGGCTGAACAACAACCGAAATAAAACGCTAAACGGTTTGATTCCTCTATCCATCTGGTCCAAATTAGATGATAATGTCGAGCAATTGTCAAAAGTTGTAATGGATAAATTGATTGATTTTATCAAAAGCGATAAGGGAGAAGCGTTGATTGAAGATAGTGTAAATAAATTTTTAGACGGGATAAAGATAGGACCAGTCGTTCAACTTTTTTTAGATAGTAAGTCTATAACGATTAAGATTCAAATGGAACTTGTGCGTTTTTTACAGTCCAATTCAAGCAGGAAACAATTGGCAGAGTTTATTCGGGATGAGGTTGATCGAATGAAAGGTCGCACCGTTTCTGAGTTATTGGAAAAACTAGGCGAAGGGGAAATAAAAGAAGCGATTGCTAAGGAATTACATCAGGCCGTGGATATTGATTCTTTACTGCATCAACCGATCTCAAATTATTTTCATTCGGAGGAAAGGGAACAAATCGCAGAAAAAGTTTCGGAAAGTATCGTTCGATTTGGTATGGAACAGTTATCAAGACATGTCGAACAAATTATGGATAAGTTGCAAATTGTTGAGATGGTGGAACAACAAGTCGATTCCTTTTCGACAAAAAGGCTGGAGGAACTCGTTTTAACGATCAGCGGACGGGAATTGAAAATGATTACGTATTTAGGTGCCTATTTAGGCGGATTAATTGGTCTCATACAAGGCATCCTCGTTCTATTTTTAAAATAA
- a CDS encoding YheC/YheD family protein gives MPSIGLMTLDEQSEYAFHLHIAKRAVENGLDVYRFLPEAIDERKKVITGWRFFKEEKTWLSDRFSYPNFIYDRCFYRNEDEQKQFESKVKSLQHNPNTLFLTYDLPDKWTFYEIMKHNELIKPYLPDTSYAKNAKQLLKEAKEKGKILLKPAFGFAGRGIFVIEHKKDEFVVKTVKGKNTLEKSSDGKNVGRWLQALIDKRSYIVQPFLNLSDDSNRPFDLRLLLQKDGQGNWNVRGKVLRFGKGKGIISNLHAGGEPVPYDKWRERFPASKIAFIENEIHELTSTIPPLLETIFRPLVELGIDLGIDQNGAVWLLEVSGKPGRNVYFKLDRNVYASLCEAPVQYVTDVLHTANGNKEGET, from the coding sequence ATGCCTTCCATCGGATTGATGACTTTGGACGAACAATCCGAATACGCCTTCCATTTACACATCGCTAAACGCGCAGTTGAAAACGGGTTGGATGTGTATCGATTTCTACCGGAAGCGATAGACGAAAGGAAGAAAGTGATAACTGGTTGGCGGTTTTTCAAAGAGGAAAAGACATGGTTAAGCGATCGTTTCTCCTATCCAAATTTCATTTACGACCGTTGTTTTTACCGAAACGAGGATGAACAAAAACAGTTCGAATCGAAGGTGAAGTCTTTGCAACATAATCCGAACACCCTTTTTTTAACGTACGATTTACCGGATAAATGGACGTTTTACGAGATCATGAAACATAACGAGCTTATTAAACCGTATTTACCGGACACATCATACGCAAAAAATGCAAAGCAGTTGCTGAAAGAAGCAAAGGAAAAGGGAAAAATATTATTAAAACCCGCATTCGGTTTCGCAGGTCGAGGCATTTTCGTCATTGAACATAAAAAAGACGAATTTGTTGTTAAAACGGTAAAGGGGAAAAATACGTTAGAAAAAAGTTCCGATGGCAAAAATGTTGGTCGGTGGCTCCAAGCGTTAATTGACAAACGTTCCTATATCGTCCAACCGTTTCTCAATTTGTCAGACGATTCGAATCGGCCCTTCGATTTGCGTCTTCTTTTACAAAAAGATGGGCAAGGAAACTGGAACGTTCGGGGAAAAGTTTTGCGATTCGGGAAAGGAAAGGGAATAATTTCCAATTTACACGCTGGGGGCGAACCGGTTCCATATGACAAATGGCGGGAACGATTCCCCGCAAGCAAAATCGCCTTCATTGAAAATGAAATTCATGAACTAACATCCACTATTCCCCCTTTACTTGAAACGATTTTCCGCCCTCTCGTCGAATTAGGTATCGACTTAGGAATCGATCAAAATGGTGCCGTTTGGCTTTTAGAAGTAAGCGGAAAACCCGGTCGAAACGTCTATTTCAAACTGGATCGAAACGTGTATGCCTCCCTTTGTGAAGCTCCCGTTCAATATGTAACCGACGTCCTACATACTGCCAATGGAAACAAGGAGGGGGAAACATGA
- a CDS encoding YheC/YheD family protein, translating to MNKHFRIETVPDERPFLYYPKKLDFDETFDYVGFGSLVSAAEVRPHNRERKTITISSALQHLLHIPNIPLKLHLFPTNQTLFLGPIVGIFTAGFTNFSQLPLGNRSYQFAKFFPVGSEIGVFPILFGVQHINWEKGIVNGYVFHENQWKEIDVPLPNVIYDRLPNRKVEQLRKIREAKIKLSEEYVIPFYNPGFFSKMDVYQKLLQYPKTEQYLPKTVLFQTESDLKKMLEEFEFVYVKPNEGSLGNGVYQIKRIGKDLFCRFRDERNENRLVKLSSVKGVIRHLFEEKTDGTYVIQQGVFLVKRNECPLDFRVHTNKGKSGKWYVTAIAAKIASRSGATTHLLSGGSVQTVKDLFPDKKEQDRNIYPLIESALILSKQLDKQYNGQLAEIGFDLGIDEHGKVWMFEANSKPGRSIFNHPQLQKYERIIQKCLLSYGVTLTENVLLQPEKFFEEDIPADRLKKSSLF from the coding sequence ATGAATAAACATTTTCGAATCGAAACAGTTCCAGATGAACGACCATTTCTATATTATCCGAAAAAACTCGATTTTGACGAAACGTTCGACTACGTCGGATTCGGTTCGCTCGTATCTGCTGCGGAAGTGCGTCCCCATAATCGGGAACGAAAAACGATAACGATAAGTTCGGCTTTACAGCACCTGTTGCATATCCCAAATATTCCGCTGAAATTACATCTTTTTCCGACAAATCAAACCCTTTTCCTCGGACCGATCGTCGGTATTTTCACAGCCGGATTCACGAATTTTTCACAGCTTCCCCTTGGAAATCGAAGCTATCAATTTGCCAAATTTTTCCCTGTCGGTTCCGAAATTGGTGTATTCCCGATCCTTTTCGGTGTTCAACATATCAATTGGGAAAAGGGCATTGTCAATGGATACGTTTTCCATGAAAATCAATGGAAGGAAATAGACGTTCCTTTGCCAAATGTCATATACGATCGGTTACCAAATCGAAAAGTAGAGCAACTACGGAAAATTCGAGAAGCAAAAATAAAATTGAGCGAAGAATACGTGATTCCTTTTTACAATCCAGGTTTTTTCAGCAAGATGGATGTATATCAAAAACTTCTTCAATATCCAAAAACGGAACAATATTTGCCGAAGACCGTCCTATTCCAAACGGAAAGTGATTTAAAAAAAATGCTCGAAGAATTTGAATTCGTTTATGTGAAACCGAATGAAGGAAGTTTAGGTAATGGGGTTTATCAAATTAAACGGATTGGGAAGGATCTGTTTTGTCGTTTCCGTGATGAAAGAAATGAAAATCGACTCGTGAAACTGTCCTCCGTTAAAGGTGTGATTCGACATTTATTCGAGGAAAAAACAGATGGAACATATGTCATTCAACAAGGCGTTTTCCTCGTAAAAAGAAACGAATGCCCACTCGATTTCCGCGTCCATACGAATAAAGGAAAAAGCGGGAAGTGGTACGTTACAGCAATTGCCGCAAAAATCGCAAGCCGATCGGGAGCGACGACCCATCTTTTGTCCGGCGGATCCGTTCAAACCGTTAAAGATCTTTTTCCCGATAAAAAGGAGCAGGATCGAAACATTTACCCGTTAATCGAATCTGCCCTTATCTTAAGTAAACAATTGGATAAACAGTATAACGGCCAATTAGCTGAAATCGGTTTTGACCTCGGAATCGATGAACATGGAAAGGTGTGGATGTTTGAAGCTAATTCAAAACCGGGCCGGTCAATTTTCAACCATCCGCAATTGCAAAAATATGAACGAATAATCCAAAAATGTCTTTTATCCTACGGCGTCACATTAACCGAAAACGTTCTATTACAACCGGAAAAATTTTTCGAGGAAGACATCCCCGCTGACCGTTTGAAAAAATCGTCCCTATTCTGA
- a CDS encoding metal-sensitive transcriptional regulator, which yields MEYSQDVINRLKRSEGQIRGVIRMMEEGNDCKNVVTQLSAVRSAVDRAIGLVVAKNLESCLRNAQENGASCEEAIQEAVDMIVKSR from the coding sequence ATGGAATATTCTCAAGATGTAATTAATCGGTTGAAACGATCTGAAGGCCAAATTCGCGGGGTAATTCGAATGATGGAGGAAGGAAACGATTGTAAAAATGTCGTAACCCAATTGAGCGCAGTACGTTCTGCCGTCGACCGAGCGATTGGATTAGTTGTTGCCAAAAATTTGGAATCCTGTTTACGAAACGCTCAAGAAAACGGTGCGTCATGTGAAGAGGCGATTCAAGAAGCGGTGGATATGATTGTAAAAAGTCGTTAA
- a CDS encoding PucR family transcriptional regulator, translated as MLNKIQSIYRNVIIQSAPIDDAKFYCFFDELSKMYFAIPKEDIRDQEKQLLETFFLRIEPSTNLFNRSTTEQKWFRFLTEGGQPPLREERRIRYIHFFIRGKANRDDFKEALTSFFQDHMTIVWLRENSGVIIEKETEEILLRDDVLSFTEAVLSDFYFSVDFYLGRFYRTTSALKDHFSREQQYFYLSKKILPQTHIFTFETAFPLTVMAMDSKELATILHAEWEDLFRNDREQLETIKLYLENNLNTSLTAKKLFLHRNSLQYRIDKFIERSSIDIKDFKGAISVYFICIFAETILSER; from the coding sequence ATGTTAAATAAAATTCAATCAATTTACCGCAACGTCATCATTCAAAGCGCGCCGATAGATGATGCGAAGTTTTATTGTTTTTTTGATGAATTGTCAAAAATGTATTTCGCGATCCCAAAGGAAGACATTCGTGATCAAGAAAAACAACTGCTCGAAACGTTTTTCTTACGAATTGAGCCGTCCACCAATTTGTTCAATCGATCGACGACCGAACAGAAATGGTTTCGCTTTTTAACGGAAGGTGGACAACCCCCGCTAAGGGAAGAACGCCGTATTCGTTATATTCACTTTTTCATTCGTGGGAAAGCAAATCGAGATGATTTTAAAGAAGCGTTAACATCCTTTTTCCAAGATCATATGACAATCGTTTGGCTTCGGGAAAACAGTGGGGTAATTATTGAAAAAGAAACGGAAGAAATTTTATTACGGGATGATGTTCTTTCCTTTACCGAAGCCGTTTTATCGGACTTTTATTTTTCTGTCGATTTTTACTTAGGACGTTTTTATCGGACAACTTCGGCGTTAAAGGATCACTTTTCACGGGAACAACAATATTTTTATTTATCGAAAAAAATTCTTCCCCAAACCCATATTTTCACCTTTGAAACGGCTTTTCCCCTTACCGTAATGGCGATGGATAGCAAAGAACTTGCTACGATTTTACACGCGGAATGGGAAGATTTATTCCGAAATGATCGGGAACAATTGGAAACGATTAAACTATATTTGGAAAACAATTTAAATACGAGCTTAACAGCCAAAAAATTGTTTTTACATCGGAATAGTCTGCAATACCGTATCGATAAATTCATCGAACGGTCGTCCATCGATATTAAAGATTTTAAAGGGGCGATATCCGTCTATTTCATTTGCATCTTTGCGGAAACAATTTTATCCGAACGATAA
- a CDS encoding ABC transporter ATP-binding protein, translated as MAELKLEHIYKVYDNKVTAVTDFNLHIKDKEFIVFVGPSGCGKSTTLRMIAGLEEISKGDLYIDGKRVNDVPPKDRDIAMVFQNYALYPHMTVYDNMAFGLKLRKFSKDEIDKRVKEAAKILGLEQYLDRKPKALSGGQRQRVALGRAIVRDAKVFLMDEPLSNLDAKLRVQMRAEIAKLHQRLNTTTIYVTHDQTEAMTMATRIVIMKDGVIQQVGTPKEVYENPENVFVGGFIGSPAMNFFEGTVEDGAIKIDNLKLAIPEGKMKVLREQGYVGKQVIFGIRPEDFHDEPVFLESFPESSIDVKIEVAELLGAEEMLYSSIGKHEFIARIDSRTEYKAGQTVKLALDMNKAHFFDPESEIRIRTTEN; from the coding sequence ATGGCTGAATTGAAATTGGAACATATTTATAAAGTGTATGACAATAAAGTAACAGCTGTAACTGATTTTAACTTGCACATTAAAGATAAAGAGTTCATCGTTTTCGTCGGACCATCTGGCTGTGGGAAATCGACGACTTTACGAATGATTGCCGGACTGGAAGAAATTTCGAAAGGTGACCTTTACATCGATGGGAAGCGAGTAAATGATGTTCCACCGAAAGACCGGGACATCGCAATGGTATTCCAAAATTATGCTTTATATCCTCACATGACCGTCTACGACAACATGGCCTTTGGATTGAAATTGCGCAAATTCTCAAAAGATGAAATTGACAAGCGCGTAAAAGAGGCAGCGAAAATTTTAGGATTGGAACAATATTTGGATCGGAAACCGAAAGCTTTATCCGGTGGACAGCGGCAACGGGTCGCTTTAGGAAGGGCGATTGTACGGGACGCGAAAGTATTCTTAATGGACGAGCCGTTGTCCAACCTCGATGCGAAATTACGTGTACAAATGCGTGCCGAAATTGCGAAACTACACCAACGCCTTAATACGACAACGATTTACGTAACCCACGACCAAACGGAAGCGATGACGATGGCAACACGCATTGTCATCATGAAGGACGGGGTTATTCAACAAGTGGGTACACCGAAGGAAGTATACGAAAATCCAGAAAATGTTTTCGTCGGAGGATTTATCGGTTCACCTGCAATGAATTTCTTTGAAGGAACGGTGGAAGATGGGGCAATCAAAATTGACAATTTAAAACTTGCAATCCCTGAAGGAAAAATGAAAGTATTACGGGAGCAAGGGTACGTTGGAAAACAAGTCATCTTCGGCATTCGTCCAGAGGATTTCCATGATGAGCCGGTATTTTTAGAATCATTCCCAGAATCATCAATCGATGTGAAAATCGAAGTGGCCGAGTTGCTTGGAGCGGAAGAGATGCTCTATTCCTCCATCGGAAAACATGAATTTATCGCAAGAATCGACTCACGTACGGAGTACAAGGCTGGTCAAACGGTAAAATTAGCCCTCGATATGAACAAAGCCCATTTCTTCGATCCAGAGTCGGAAATACGTATTCGAACAACGGAAAATTAA
- a CDS encoding alpha/beta-type small acid-soluble spore protein: MAYNNSSNQLVVPGVQQAIDQMKTEIAQEFGVTLGPDTTSRANGSVGGEITKRLVQMAQQQLSGGQQY, from the coding sequence ATGGCATACAATAATTCCTCAAATCAACTCGTCGTTCCTGGTGTACAACAAGCGATCGACCAAATGAAAACGGAAATTGCCCAGGAATTCGGTGTAACCCTTGGTCCAGACACTACATCCCGGGCGAACGGTTCCGTTGGAGGAGAAATTACGAAAAGATTAGTTCAAATGGCTCAACAACAACTTTCTGGTGGTCAACAATATTAA
- the tatA gene encoding twin-arginine translocase TatA/TatE family subunit: MKIGIGELAVILFVALLIFGPSKLPEFGKVAGETLKEFKKGLYSLENERKEKE; the protein is encoded by the coding sequence ATGAAAATCGGTATCGGGGAATTGGCGGTTATTTTATTCGTTGCACTTTTAATTTTTGGACCTTCGAAACTTCCCGAGTTCGGTAAGGTTGCCGGTGAAACGTTAAAAGAGTTTAAAAAAGGGTTGTATTCGTTGGAAAATGAAAGGAAAGAAAAGGAATAA
- a CDS encoding ATP-binding protein: MDTLQNPLYETNLYVQILQQMAHHFHSVIIYTTMEGIIRYVSPNVKEMFQYEQEKMVGKKISDYLHEKDQLDTKESRRLFQGNGRKNTIRFKKENGSYVWVDVYGYAIDEIGSVKTDGIVWIIKKSIDQEDSMLQSDKLSILGQLAAGIVHEIRNPLTSLKGFIQLMKSDKTYNSEYLRIIETEMEQIDAITKELMIFAKPSDPKFQSCTLQSIFHSCMRLLEGQFFQKRIKIVTDMEDELIRIVCDEQRLRQVFLNLMKNALEAMDHPGKISITIKRKNNEGMFAITDEGSGIPKEMIGKLGQPFLTTKRNGNGLGLMMCYKIVEEHNGRIEVESKEGKGTTFRVFLPLKKVDMK, translated from the coding sequence TTGGACACACTCCAAAATCCATTATATGAAACGAATTTGTATGTGCAAATTTTACAACAAATGGCGCACCATTTCCATAGTGTCATTATATACACAACGATGGAAGGCATCATTCGATACGTGTCCCCAAACGTAAAGGAAATGTTTCAATATGAACAAGAGAAAATGGTTGGCAAAAAAATTTCTGATTATTTACACGAAAAAGATCAGCTCGATACGAAAGAAAGTCGACGTTTATTCCAAGGAAACGGTCGGAAAAATACGATACGCTTTAAAAAAGAAAACGGGAGTTATGTTTGGGTTGATGTATACGGATATGCCATCGATGAGATTGGTTCGGTAAAAACGGACGGAATCGTTTGGATAATAAAAAAGTCAATCGACCAAGAAGATTCAATGTTGCAAAGTGATAAACTCTCGATTTTAGGCCAGTTGGCAGCAGGAATCGTCCATGAGATTCGCAATCCTTTAACATCATTGAAAGGTTTCATCCAATTGATGAAATCTGATAAAACATATAATAGTGAATATTTACGAATTATTGAAACGGAAATGGAACAAATCGATGCGATAACAAAGGAATTAATGATTTTTGCAAAACCGTCTGATCCGAAGTTTCAATCTTGTACCTTACAATCGATTTTCCATAGTTGTATGCGGCTATTGGAAGGGCAATTTTTCCAAAAACGGATTAAAATTGTCACGGATATGGAAGACGAACTGATTCGGATCGTATGTGATGAGCAAAGATTACGCCAAGTGTTTCTTAATTTGATGAAAAATGCTCTGGAAGCGATGGATCATCCCGGGAAAATTTCGATAACGATCAAAAGGAAAAACAACGAAGGGATGTTTGCCATCACCGATGAAGGTAGTGGAATTCCAAAAGAGATGATCGGAAAACTTGGACAACCGTTTTTAACGACGAAAAGAAATGGAAATGGTTTAGGACTGATGATGTGTTATAAAATCGTAGAAGAACATAACGGACGAATCGAAGTGGAAAGCAAAGAAGGGAAGGGGACGACTTTTCGTGTTTTCTTGCCTCTAAAAAAAGTTGACATGAAATAA
- the cls gene encoding cardiolipin synthase, translating to MDLLTITISIIFLLNFILAIAVVFLERRDPSATWAWLLVLFFIPLLGFILYLVLGQNLARKKLFFWEDLKKIGFERKIQQQTEQIRDGSYPLSTTEEKTHRDLMNLFLSNNNALLTEDNEVKIFTDGTEKFQSLFRDIEGAKDHIHLQYYIFRDDHLGKELIDLLTNKAQQGVKVRVLYDEMGSRRIKKRSFNKLIEAGGEVEVFFPSKIPFVNLRINFRNHRKLVIIDGKITYVGGFNVGDEYLGLNQKFGYWRDTHLRIVGNAVHAAQIRFILDWNQASTRNDIVYMKNLFPDIDHSGNIPMQIVTSGPDSEWEQIKYGYIKMITSAKKSIYIQTPYFIPDSSILDALRIASLSGVDVHIMIPNKPDHMFVYWATYSYIGELLKTGVKVFIYENGFIHAKMIVVDEETASVGTANIDVRSFKLNFEVNAFIYHKETAKQLVDIFKKDMELSRKFTYKDYRKRPFIIRFKESVSRLLSPIL from the coding sequence ATGGATTTATTAACAATTACTATTAGTATCATATTTTTATTGAACTTTATTTTAGCAATTGCTGTCGTCTTTTTAGAACGACGCGATCCGAGTGCGACATGGGCATGGCTTCTCGTATTGTTTTTTATTCCATTATTAGGATTTATTCTTTATTTAGTTCTCGGACAAAATTTAGCAAGAAAAAAACTGTTCTTTTGGGAAGATCTGAAAAAAATCGGTTTTGAAAGGAAAATCCAACAACAGACGGAGCAAATTCGAGATGGAAGTTATCCCCTTTCAACAACGGAAGAAAAGACACATCGGGATTTAATGAACTTATTTTTGTCCAACAATAATGCCCTTTTAACGGAAGATAATGAGGTGAAAATTTTCACCGATGGTACAGAAAAGTTCCAATCATTGTTTCGCGATATCGAAGGGGCAAAGGATCATATTCATTTACAATATTATATTTTCCGGGACGATCATCTTGGAAAGGAATTAATCGACCTATTAACGAATAAGGCTCAGCAAGGGGTAAAGGTACGCGTTTTATATGATGAAATGGGATCCAGAAGAATAAAAAAACGCTCCTTTAATAAATTGATTGAAGCCGGTGGAGAAGTGGAAGTATTTTTTCCTTCTAAAATCCCTTTTGTCAATTTACGAATCAATTTCCGTAATCATCGAAAATTGGTCATCATTGACGGAAAAATTACGTACGTCGGTGGTTTCAACGTTGGGGATGAGTATTTAGGCTTGAATCAAAAATTCGGCTATTGGCGGGATACTCATTTACGGATTGTCGGAAACGCCGTCCATGCAGCGCAAATCCGATTTATTTTAGATTGGAATCAAGCATCGACTCGAAATGATATCGTATATATGAAAAATTTATTTCCTGACATCGATCATTCTGGTAACATTCCTATGCAAATTGTTACGAGCGGACCAGATTCGGAATGGGAACAAATTAAATACGGTTATATTAAAATGATTACATCTGCGAAAAAATCCATATATATTCAAACACCGTATTTTATCCCTGATTCGAGCATTTTAGACGCCCTTCGCATCGCATCCCTATCTGGCGTGGACGTTCACATTATGATTCCGAACAAACCGGATCATATGTTCGTTTATTGGGCTACGTATTCGTATATTGGGGAATTATTAAAAACGGGTGTGAAAGTATTTATTTATGAAAACGGCTTTATCCACGCAAAGATGATCGTCGTCGATGAAGAAACGGCTTCGGTAGGAACGGCAAATATCGACGTCCGCAGTTTTAAACTAAATTTCGAAGTGAATGCTTTTATTTACCATAAAGAAACGGCAAAACAGTTAGTGGATATCTTTAAAAAGGATATGGAATTATCTCGGAAATTTACATACAAAGATTATAGAAAACGACCGTTCATCATCCGTTTCAAGGAATCCGTATCCCGCCTACTCTCACCGATTTTATAA
- a CDS encoding MFS transporter, with product MNNRKALMILFLVMFIVMVGFGIIIPVLPFYAEELGANSKELGYLMAVYSLMQFLFSPMWGKISDRIGRKPVIMIGISGLAVSFFLMANANQLWMLFAARILGGFLSSANMPTTMAYVADITTPENRSKGMGMIGAAVGLGFVFGPAIGGIFSKYSLSLPFYIAGILSIFTFLLVLFLLTESLPNANRNHDATKGSSRWDAFSRENGVLFFLQFFISLSLAGLEATFAYFTAERAGLDSEKLGYVFMIMGLAGAFVQGGMMGPLTKKFGEGRVIQGGIIVSIIGFGLILLTTNFLTATIFITVFGIGNGVIRPSVSSLLTKTANSEQGSVTGLLSSFDSLGRIIGPPLGGALFDLGSTLPYVSGILLSCVAFALFQFYKGQKETVEG from the coding sequence ATGAACAACCGAAAGGCTTTAATGATTTTATTTCTCGTTATGTTTATCGTCATGGTTGGATTCGGGATTATCATTCCCGTCTTACCCTTTTACGCTGAAGAACTGGGGGCGAACTCGAAGGAATTAGGTTATTTGATGGCAGTTTATTCCCTTATGCAGTTTTTGTTTTCTCCGATGTGGGGGAAAATATCCGATCGCATTGGAAGGAAACCGGTTATTATGATCGGCATATCCGGTCTCGCCGTATCCTTTTTCCTCATGGCCAACGCGAATCAATTGTGGATGTTATTCGCAGCAAGGATTTTAGGTGGATTTTTATCCTCGGCGAATATGCCGACGACTATGGCTTATGTGGCAGATATTACGACACCGGAAAATCGAAGTAAAGGCATGGGGATGATCGGGGCAGCTGTTGGGCTCGGATTTGTTTTCGGACCTGCCATTGGCGGTATTTTTTCGAAATACAGTTTAAGCCTTCCCTTTTATATCGCAGGTATTTTATCGATTTTCACCTTTTTGCTCGTTCTCTTTTTACTAACAGAGTCTTTACCGAATGCGAATCGGAATCACGATGCGACAAAGGGTTCATCAAGATGGGATGCATTTTCAAGGGAAAATGGGGTTTTATTTTTTCTACAATTTTTCATTTCCCTTTCTCTCGCCGGATTGGAGGCGACTTTTGCCTATTTTACCGCCGAACGGGCTGGACTCGATAGTGAAAAACTCGGTTACGTATTTATGATTATGGGGTTAGCAGGAGCATTCGTTCAAGGGGGGATGATGGGGCCGCTAACGAAAAAATTCGGTGAAGGAAGAGTGATTCAAGGAGGCATCATCGTTTCAATTATCGGCTTCGGATTAATTTTATTAACGACGAATTTCCTAACCGCTACGATATTTATTACTGTTTTTGGCATCGGTAATGGGGTCATTCGTCCGTCCGTTTCATCGTTATTGACGAAAACAGCAAATTCCGAACAAGGGAGTGTCACCGGTCTCCTTTCCTCCTTCGATTCATTAGGGAGAATTATCGGTCCACCATTAGGGGGAGCATTATTCGATCTTGGAAGTACCCTCCCTTACGTTTCAGGGATTTTATTATCATGTGTAGCGTTCGCCCTATTTCAATTTTATAAAGGGCAAAAGGAAACGGTTGAAGGGTAG